A stretch of Plasmodium chabaudi chabaudi strain AS genome assembly, chromosome: 14 DNA encodes these proteins:
- a CDS encoding CS domain protein, putative gives MENEKHENMLMHIARDFRSIDDLVEVFLSFLENKTDYFHLMMNDDDIQTLSKKYDGNIAKAILNNNTCGFKANSREIELMKSFRKHQLKYIIKNQPYIIENEDIRNKYLPPCDDLNKLSNIQIAKAKNTQNEAQKNNQSSHTPSYDSINEKHISTWNGGRTEKYFWNQSLNEVNLEIPLNKEIKPSEIKVEITNKHIKVQHLNEIKLEGMLYEEVNKQECVWNIEDKKKIIIFLEKKKENWWSYVIKGDPEIDTTKIESKKNLTDFDEKTQEEIRKMLYKQKMMNEGIKSPEELKEQALLQNVLGNKGVPVPK, from the exons ATGGAAAATGAGAAGcatgaaaatatgttaatGCATATTGCCCGGGACTTTAGATCAATAGACGATTTAGTGGaagtatttttatcatttttggaaaataaaactgattattttcatttgatgATGAATGATGATGATATACAAACGTTATCAAAAAAGTATGATGGAAATATTGCAAAGgctatattaaataataatacatgtGGATTTAAAGCGAATAGTAGAGAAATCGAATTAATGAAATCATTTAGAAAACATCAATTaaagtatataattaaaaatcaaccatatataattgaaaaCGAAGatataagaaataaatacttACCGCCTTGCGATGATTTAAACAAACTTAGTAACATCCAAATTGCAAAAGCAAAAAACACACAGAATGAAGCACAAAAAAACAATCAAAGCAGTCACACCCCATCTTATGATTCTAtca acGAAAAACACATATCAACATGGAACGGAGGAAGGACGGAAAAGTATTTTTGGAACCAATCCTTAAATGAAGTTAATTTAGAAATACCCTTAAATAAGGAAATAAAACCTAGTGAAATAAAAGTTGAAATAACcaataaacatataaaagtTCAACATTTAA atgaaataaaattagaaGGAATGCTCTATGAGGAGGTGAATAAACAAGAATGCGTGTGGAATAtagaagataaaaaaaaaattattatatttttagaaaaaaagaaagaaaattGGTGGTCATATGTAATCAAGGGTGATCCAGAAATCGACACAACGAAAATcgaatcaaaaaaaaatttaacagATTTTGATGAAAAGACACAAGAagaaataagaaaaatgctatataaacaaaaaat GATGAACGAAGGAATAAAATCCCCTgaagaattaaaagaaCAAGCTTTATTACAAAATGTATTGGGTAATAAAGGGGTTCCAGTTcccaaataa
- a CDS encoding U1 small nuclear ribonucleoprotein C, putative: MPKYYCEYCDIYLTHSSPVGRRQHNQGRKHISAKIEYFQNLLREEGITPQNFLGFLGSQAYNNILSNPMMNNFMHGNYNGYMKYNPMRNYHHSNRNPNYQHSVGMHNNKYSRAGYVPPGANKYPNNNFHNNKRISNTPKPYNNYTNKPITNSPYKNDKQDYRNNNENSNNFSNYQMNKDNSNFVNKNSEQPN; this comes from the coding sequence atgccAAAATATTACTGTGAATATTGCGACATTTATCTAACACATAGTTCGCCAGTAGGTCGAAGACAACATAATCAAGGTAGAAAACATATTAGTGCCAAAATTGagtattttcaaaatttactTAGAGAAGAAGGTATTACACCTCAAAACTTTTTAGGGTTTTTAGGAAGTCaagcatataataatattttatcaaatccaatgatgaataattttatgcatggaaattataatggatatatgaaatataacCCTATGAGAAATTATCATCACTCAAATAGAAATCCAAATTATCAGCATTCTGTTGgtatgcataataataaatattcaagAGCAGGTTACGTCCCCCCTGGCGCTAATAAATATCCAAACAACAATTTCCACAATAATAAACGTATTAGTAATACTCCAAAGccttataataattatactaACAAGCCAATCACAAATAGtccatataaaaatgataaacaagattatagaaataataatgagaatagtaataatttttccaaTTATCAAATGAATAAAGACAATTcgaattttgtaaataaaaatagtgagCAACCCAATTAA
- a CDS encoding ubiquitin-conjugating enzyme E2, putative, producing the protein MSNLAKKRLIRDFKKLQIDSPYGVSGSPIGNDIMKWRAVIFGPTDTPWEGGTFHLELLFGNEYPNKPPKVKFLTKMFHPNIYMDGNICIDILQKHWSPIYDISAILTSIQSLLSDPNPNSPANQEAALLFVENRIEYNRRIKNCVKESFNFIEQKIEEEEEDKKA; encoded by the exons atgtcaAATTTAGCCAAAAAAAGACTTATTCGagatttcaaaaaattacaaatcGATTCACCTTATGGAGTTAGTGGTTCTCCAATTGGAAATGATATTATGAAATGGAGAGCAGTTATTTTTGGGCCTACAGACACACCATGGGAAGGAG GTACTTTTCATCTAGAACTTTTGTTCGGAAATGAATATCCAAACAAGCCACCTAaagtaaaatttttaacgAAAATGTTTCATcccaatatatatatggatggaaatatatgtattgaTATTCTTCAAAAACATTGGAGTCCAATTTATGATATTTCAGCAATCCTAACATCAATACAATCATTACTTAGCGACCCTAATCCCAATAGTCCAGCAAACCAAGAAGCTGCTCTTTTATTTGTTGAAAATAGAATTGAATACAATcgaagaattaaaaattgcGTAAAAgaatcttttaattttattgaacaaaaaattgaagaggaagaagaagataaaaaagcataa
- a CDS encoding RNA-binding protein, putative has translation MFSFGILKKSNKEEEENQNKNDEESKDIENDNNGEGSSNEQVKQENDNAADTKPANKRTRKPARRGRKSAKEEEKKENEEPQEEKTEVEEKKGRRGRREPAAKRGRKGQVADNDEKDEEAKKDSDIKKEGKTENDKSENDLTKEIKMAEELKDKDAKASALTLEILGDIPNADLKPPENILFVCKLNPITEEDDLKTIFLRFGPIISCNIVKDKVTNNSLQYAFIEFEKKEDCLNAYFEMDNVVIDDRRIHVDFCQSLSKYKSDMSKWKIDNTDLFDRIKHANFSDPNVKRNKNNEDDNVRVFRYESDNNKSNKDEKDRKENDDDKRNRSISKYDYKKNNGYSRYDKYHSGPYPYRRNSFKHRYNNNYKMGSGGPSKNHYYRKNYNNYHDRNDYYHNKHSGRNNSITNKKYHGYKNNDHENDGDTKHDKYRKEDRGHSYDSQHKNKKEYSQDRDDNNDDPNDEHSKQDKKGKEKDDGHNDSENAAGDQKNYDDYKKGNDDKYYYDKKRKYNDDYYRNNDNYRRDYYKDKNPYDKRQKMYDGNKYGDRYDKKYYDNKYRNDDYKNRDNGYDKYRDDRYKDDKYRDDRYRDDRYKDDKYRDDRYRDDKYRDDKYRDNRYKDDRNKTDKYKSNDKYNDKYDNYKDKKYYDEKNSKSYYDNKDTKTKYKDSTKSKGKINSADSPRSSNDRYASKNKKEKTNDKYSSKDKKIDKKKNDDYHNKSASKNSYDAKSNSVNSSY, from the coding sequence atgttttcttttggtatattgaaaaaatcaaataaagaGGAGGAGGAAAATcagaataaaaatgatgaagaaaGTAAAGAcatagaaaatgataacaaTGGGGAAGGATCGTCTAATGAGCAAGTAAAgcaagaaaatgataatgcTGCTGATACGAAACCAGCAAATAAGAGAACTAGAAAACCAGCTAGACGAGGTAGAAAAAGTGCTAAAGAGGaagagaaaaaagaaaatgaagagCCCCAAGAAGAGAAAACCGAAGTTGAAGAGAAAAAAGGAAGACGAGGAAGAAGAGAACCTGCTGCGAAAAGAGGAAGAAAAGGACAGGTAGCTGACAATGACGAAAAGGATGAAGAAGCAAAGAAAGACagtgatataaaaaaagaagggAAAACAGAAAATGATAAGTCAGAAAACGACTTAAcaaaagaaattaaaatggCTGAAGAGTTAAAAGATAAAGATGCCAAAGCAAGTGCATTAACACTTGAAATATTAGGGGATATCCCCAATGCCGATTTAAAACCTccagaaaatatattgtttgtTTGTAAATTAAATCCTATAACTGAAGAAgatgatttaaaaacaatatttttaagatTTGGTCCTATAATTTCATGTAATATTGTAAAGGATAAAGTAACAAATAATTCGCTTCAATATGCATTTATcgaatttgaaaaaaaagaagattGTTTAAATGCTTACTTTGAAATGGATAATGTTGTTATAGATGACAGACGAATACATGTTGATTTTTGTCAAtctttatcaaaatataaatcagATATGTCTAAATGGAAAATTGACAATACAGATTTATTTGATCGTATTAAACATGCAAATTTTAGTGATCCAAAtgtaaaaagaaataaaaacaatgaaGATGATAATGTAAGAGTATTTAGATATGAAAGTGATAATAAcaaatcaaataaagatgaaaaagatagaaaagaaaatgatgacGATAAGCGAAATAGAAGCATTAGTAAAtatgattataaaaaaaataatggcTATTCAagatatgataaatatcaTAGTGGCCCATACCCATATAGAAGAAATTCCTTTAAACatagatataataataactatAAAATGGGAAGTGGTGGGCCTAGTAAAAACCAttattatagaaaaaattataataattatcatgatcgaaatgattattatcataataaaCATTCCGGAAGAAACAATAGTATAaccaataaaaaatatcatgggtataaaaataatgaccATGAAAATGATGGCGATACGAAAcatgataaatatagaaaagaAGATCGAGGCCATTCTTATGATTCtcaacataaaaataaaaaagaatattcaCAAGATCgtgatgataataatgatgatcCAAATGATGAACATTCTAAGCAAGACAAAAAAGGAAAGGAAAAAGATGATGGTCACAATGACTCAGAAAATGCAGCAGGTGaccaaaaaaattatgatgactataaaaaaggtaatgatgataaatattattacgataaaaaaagaaaatacaaTGATGATTATTATAGGAATAATGACAATTATAGAAGGGACTATTATAAGGATAAAAATCCATACGAcaaaagacaaaaaatgtacgatggaaataaatatggtgATAGATAcgacaaaaaatattatgataataaatatcGTAACGATGATTACAAGAATAGAGATAATGGATACGACAAATATAGGGATGATAGATATAAGGATGACAAATATAGGGATGACAGATATAGAGATGATAGATATAAGGATGACAAATATAGGGATGACAGATATAGAGATGATAAATACAGAGATGATAAATATAGGGATAATAGATATAAAGATGACAGAAATAAAAccgataaatataaaagcaATGATAAGTATAAcgataaatatgataactataaagacaaaaaatacTATGATGAGAAAAATTCGAAATCTTATTATGACAATAAAGatacaaaaacaaaatataaagactCCACCAAAAGTAAAGGAAAAATTAATTCCGCTGATAGTCCCCGCAGTTCCAATGATAGATATGCATCAAAAAACAAGAAGGAAAAAACAAACGATAAATATTCTTcaaaagacaaaaaaattgataaaaaaaaaaatgatgattatcataataaatCAGCATCAAAAAATTCGTATGATGCCAAATCCAATTCAGTCAATTCATCTTATTAA
- a CDS encoding karyopherin alpha, putative: MDRRIEARRKEFKKNCDDTRRKREDLVVQIRKQQRECQLESKRAMVMANIGLEENNSYNINYGKSNQNDSTNDSLYNTSSNNSSNTLEMLKKIPSLAIGVRSSEYVTQLNSTKELRKLLSIEKGPPIQEVINSGVVPYIVEFLKYDDKTDLQFEAAWVLTNIASGSQEQTKVVIDNNAVPYLVRLLNSEKEDVCEQAVWALGNIAGDSAECREYVLNQNSLPLLLKILRSSHKRTLIRNAAWTLSNLCRGKPAPKFEIVSKALPTLAVLIYNDDEEILTDACWTLSYLSDGSNENINAVLDAGVAERVVELLSHGSFLVQTPALRTVGNIVTGDDLQTDVVVKLNAVQKLSCLLNSSKKSIKKEACWALSNITAGNISQIQAVIDNNVIPQLINILMKEDFEVRKEAAWAISNASSGGSESQIEYLVECGAIHSLSNLLDVEDANIISVTLEGLENILEMGENKKLRDNLPANPYVHLFEECDSVHKIDALQDRKVDNICNKAWKILYKYFPFIINNEMNNAQIPLNNVFVNSDDAVLNKDFTFD, from the coding sequence atggataGAAGAATTGAAGCAAGACGAAAAGAATTCAAGAAAAACTGTGATGATACAAGAAGAAAAAGAGAAGATTTGGTAGTACAAATAAGAAAGCAACAGAGAGAATGCCAGTTAGAAAGTAAAAGAGCCATGGTAATGGCAAATATCGGGcttgaagaaaataactcatataatataaattatggtAAATCCAATCAAAATGATTCAACAAAtgattcattatataatacatcCTCAAATAATAGTTCGAATACATTAGAAATGTTAAAAAAGATTCCAAGCCTAGCTATAGGTGTAAGATCTTCTGAATACGTAACACAATTAAATAGTACAAAAGaattaagaaaattattatcaattGAAAAGGGTCCACCAATACAAGAAGTTATAAATTCAGGTGTAGTCCCTTATATCgttgaatttttaaaatacgATGATAAAACAGATTTACAATTTGAAGCTGCATGGGTATTAACAAATATTGCTTCAGGTTCACAAGAACAAACTAAAGTAGTTATAGATAATAATGCTGTACCATATCTTGTTAGATTATTAAATAGTGAAAAGGAAGATGTATGTGAACAAGCAGTTTGGGCTTTAGGTAATATTGCTGGTGATTCAGCTGAATGCCGAgaatatgttttaaatcaaaattCTTTACCTttattgttaaaaatattaagaaGTAGCCATAAAAGAACATTAATAAGAAATGCTGCATGGAcattatcaaatttatgCAGAGGAAAACCAGCACCCAAATTTGAAATAGTATCAAAAGCTTTACCAACATTAGCTgtacttatatataatgacgACGAAGAAATATTAACCGATGCATGTTGGACactttcatatttatctGATGGTTcgaatgaaaatattaacgCCGTTTTAGATGCAGGAGTAGCGGAGCGTGTCGTCGAATTATTAAGTCATGGCTCATTTTTAGTACAAACACCTGCATTAAGAACTGTTGGAAACATTGTTACTGGTGACGATTTACAAACAGATGTCGttgtaaaattaaatgcagttcaaaaattatcatGCCTACTAAATtcatcaaaaaaaagtataaaaaaagaagctTGCTGGGCATTATCAAATATTACAGCCGGTAATATTTCACAAATTCAAGCAGTAATTGATAATAATGTTATACCACaacttattaatattttaatgaaaGAAGATTTTGAGGTTCGAAAAGAAGCTGCATGGGCAATATCTAATGCATCTTCTGGTGGATCTGAATCACAAATTGAATATCTTGTAGAATGTGGAGCTATACACTCTTTATCTAATTTATTAGATGTCGAAGATgctaatattatttcaGTAACTTTAGAAGgattagaaaatattttagaaatgggagaaaataaaaaattaagagaTAACTTACCAGCTAATCCATATGTGCATTTATTTGAAGAATGTGATAGTGTGCATAAAATTGACGCATTACAAGATCGAAAAgttgataatatttgtaataaagcatggaaaatattatacaaatacttcccatttattattaataatgaaatgaaCAATGCACAAATACCATTAAACAATGTCTTCGTAAACAGTGACGATGCTGTTTTAAACAAAGATTTTACTTTCGATTAA
- a CDS encoding sporozoite surface protein 3, putative, with the protein MFTIIYCIFASIFIFYTPVKGDGYICDFSAEKFNIDFDDYYDDVICDHEIGNGDSIGIIIPRYKDENGYINVKSKCFDEVSLNIFGDRVVSIYDLYGKDEISVSNENKLHNSEYRSSILQLKNVNKNNRIYCIFENINEDGALIHKGITKISIENNINKKENNKSNTHVIDIFNKIDLNVDNSNNKYDIETKPGDILYMLGTNLLNNEYIYFDDNCAISFEIIGQIYKYVFPIINEKDITYICTMYINKDGNKTNIGKLNITFKHQYPTISAISKDVLKKYIKYDVEKKLNKILFGTQDDGSNNVKYAEQGIDVNKGRTSNAQGINIGKDHCNNNACVELFSKSKCSSICGNGYRLMEGYDIKYDTQSVIPCNNGNCTIEDEIEPFIIFAWASIVFFCIMFAILVITIYFILEKNKTKKVKPTDPFLSYDTNIK; encoded by the coding sequence atgtttactattatttattgtatatttgcctccatttttattttttacaccCCTGTCAAGGGAGATGGATATATATGCGATTTTTCTGcagaaaaatttaatatagaCTTTGACGATTATTATGATGATGTAATATGTGATCATGAAATAGGAAATGGAGATAGTATAGGAATAATTATACCAAGATATAAAGATGAGAATGGgtatataaatgtaaaatCAAAATGCTTTGATGAAGTGTCTTTAAACATATTCGGAGATCGAGTTGTGTCaatatatgatttatatGGCAAAGATGAAATTAGTGtatcaaatgaaaataaattgcaTAATAGTGAATATAGATCCTCTATATTACAACTTAagaatgtaaataaaaataatcgtatttattgtatttttgaaaatataaatgaagatGGAGCATTAATTCATAAAGGGATAACAAAAATTtcaattgaaaataatattaataaaaaagagaatAATAAGTCCAACACACATgttattgatatatttaataaaatagattTAAATGTAGATAATTCtaacaataaatatgatatcgAAACAAAACCAGGAGATATTCTATATATGTTAGgaacaaatttattaaataatgaatatatatattttgatgatAATTGTGCAATTTCTTTTGAAATAATTggacaaatttataaatatgtattcccgataataaatgaaaaagatattacatatatatgtacaatgtatattaataaagatggaaataaaacaaacatCGGGAAATTAAATATCACATTTAAACACCAATATCCTACTATTAGTGCTATTAGTAAAGatgttttgaaaaaatatataaaatatgatgtagaaaaaaaattaaataaaatattatttgggACCCAAGATGATGGATCTAATAATGTTAAATATGCTGAGCAAGGAATAGACGTAAATAAAGGACGTACATCAAATGCCCAAGGAATAAATATTGGTAAAGATcattgtaataataatgcatgTGTTGAGCTATTTAGCAAATCAAAATGTTCATCTATTTGTGGAAATGGATATAGATTAATGGAAGgatatgatataaaatatgataccCAATCAGTTATTCCATGTAATAATGGAAATTGTACAATCGAAGATGAAATCGAaccatttattatttttgcatGGGCATCTATAGTTTTTTTCTGTATTATGTTTGCAATTCTTGTTAttactatatatttcattctagaaaaaaataaaacaaaaaaagtaaaaccTACTGACCCTTTCCTTTCTTACGatacaaatattaaatga
- a CDS encoding trypsin-like serine protease, putative: MKKSKFSLFKSVVKYSWRTSLFCYSTIFIHSSVNSLLNSYNDKEKCVYKHKRKNNFDLFATISLKAIPISYCSCQPAYNWDNNVLPTETEYNNLELLKRVFFKLIQYEYFIIHKIIGCINESIIFVLYSLANFYLYFHSALFNICNILSKIYHGQGISGTLHTYPNIPYNIINSFVTIHKIYEHNKTPLKDDFKNDQLEYMGSGFIYDKRGHILTAAHNITNLEDKFVVKNSNGLYFATVLGLHKGSDVCVMKINSNEPLSYISLDTIRDDLRQGEPVVTYGQIQNFDKETYSVGIVNHPKQTFTKFENFNENGQTTLYPFIQISNPINKGMSGSPLLDQNGNLVGMIQKKIDNYGLALPANILKNVAIHLQNKGVYKEPFLGIVFREKTLTIQNSKPLTKELKISSILANSPAAMGSLKKEDIISKMNNKDIENICDVHEILNSTSDGYINVDGIRNGKKFKTQIKLW; this comes from the exons atgaaaaaaagcaAATTCTCGCTATTTAAAAGTGTAGTAAAATATTCTTGGCGAAcatctttattttgttattcaacaatatttattcatagTTCAGTGAATAGTCTAttaaattcatataatgataaagaaaagtgtgtatataaacataaaagaaaaaataacttCGATTTGTTCGCCACCATTTCATTAAAAGCCATTCCCATATCATATTGCAGTTGCCAACCTGCATATAATTGGGATAATAACGTATTACCTACTGAAacagaatataataatttagaattattaaagcgtgtgttttttaaattaatacaatatgaatattttataattcataaaataattggTTGTATTAATGAGtctataatatttgttttatattctttagctaatttttatttatattttcatagcgcattatttaacatatgtaatatattaagtaaaatatatcacgGTCAGGGTATTAGTGGCACGTTGCATACATATCCTAATATTCCTTATAACATTATTAACAGTTTTGTAactattcataaaatttatgaacataataaaacacCATTAAAAgatgattttaaaaatgaccAATTGGAATATATGGGCTCCGGATTTATCTATGACAAAAGAG GACACATATTAACAGCTGCTCACAACATAACc aatCTAGAAGACAAATttgttgtaaaaaatagtaacgGCTTATACTTTGCAACTGTGCTTGGCTTGCATAAag GATCTGACGTTTGCGTGATGAAAATTAATTCCAATGAACCACTTTCTTACATCTCTTTAg ACACAATAAGAGATGATCTAAGGCAAGGGGAGCCTGTAGTTACATATGGACAGATACAA AATTTTGATAAAGAAACATATAGTGTTGGTATAGTAAACCATCCAAAGCAAACATTTACAaagtttgaaaattttaatgaaaatggaCAGACTACCTTATATCcatttattcaaataaGCAACCCTATAAATAAAG GTATGTCTGGCTCACCACTACTAGATCAGAATGGGAACCTTGTAGGAatgatacaaaaaaaaatcgacaATTATGG ATTGGCTTTACCTGCGAATATTCTAAAAAATGTAGCTATtcatttacaaaataaggGAGTATATAAAGAACCATTTTTag GTATTGTATTTAGAGAGAAGACTCTCACAATTCAAAATTCCAAACCTCTTACAAAAG AGTTGAAAATTTCCAGTATTTTAGCCAATTCACCAGCCGCTATGGGCAGCTTGAAAAAGGAAGATATAATTTCAAAGATGAACAATAAAGAcatagaaaatatttgtgAT GTACATGAAATTCTCAATAGTACAAGCGatggatatataaatgttgaTGGCATTCGAAATggcaaaaaatttaaaacacAG ATAAAACTATGGTGA
- a CDS encoding GTPase, putative, which yields MLNAKTSRIYCILFILFLCINTVLSWCFIHIKSQTKSLDYPRTRIYENINKKEDLEYKAFKNVSFNKLKTSLKNFLVVNKKINISDVKYVSFLGKYYNYEKIDNYGVNEICILGRSNVGKSTFLRNFIKYLINVNDNTNIKVSKRSGCTRSINLYSFENAKKKKLFILTDMPGLGYAEGIGEKKMEYLKKNLDDYVYLRNQICLFFILIDMSVDIQKIDISLVDAIRKTGIPLRVICTKCDKFNGDVNHRLNGIKTFYKLEKTPIHISKFSNHNYINIFKEIQYHCNLGNS from the exons atgctAAATGCCAAAACTAGTAGAATTTATTGtatcctttttattttgtttttatgcATTAACACCGTTCTCTCATGGTGTTTTATACATATCAAGTCTCAAACCAAATCTTTGGATTATCCCAGAACAAGAATATATGAAA atataaataaaaaagaagacCTAGAATACAAAGCCTTTAAAAACGTCAGTTTTAATAAACTTAAAAcaagtttaaaaaatttcctcgttgtaaacaaaaaaattaacatatCCGATGTTAAGTATGTTTCTTTTCTAG GTAAATATTacaattatgaaaaaatcgATAACTATGGAGTTAAtgaaatatgcatattaggAAGGAGTAATGTTGGGAAATCtacatttttaagaaaTTTCATAAAGTATCTTATAAACGtaaatgataatacaaACATTAAAGTGTCAAAACGTAGTGGATGCACAAGatcaataaatttatattcctttgaaaatgcaaaaaaaaaaaaattgtttattctAACGGATATGCCAGGTTTAGGTTATGCAGAAGGAATtggggaaaaaaaaatggaatatttgaaaaaaaacttaGATGATTATGTATACTTAAGAAAtcaaatttgtttattttttatattaattgatATGAGTGTTGATATCCAAAAAATAGATATCTCTTTGGTGGATGCTATTCG AAAAACGGGTATCCCACTTCGTGTCATCTGCACCAAATGCGACAAATTCAATGGGGATGTTAACCATCGGCTTAACGGaataaaaactttttataaactTGAAAAAACTCCCATacatatatcaaaattttcCAATCACAACTA tataaacatatttaaagaaattCAGTATCATTGCAATTTGGGTAATTCATAA